A segment of the Neoarius graeffei isolate fNeoGra1 chromosome 5, fNeoGra1.pri, whole genome shotgun sequence genome:
AGGTGTGGTCAAACCATAAATATAATGTTCCAAATGACCTGAACTGTCCTGTTTacaaatgttatttatttattcttttattcCAGTAATGTTGCAGCCTTTTGACTATGACCCAAATGAAAAAAGTAAACACAAGTTCATGGTGCAGACCATTTATGCGCCATCCAACATAACTGACTTGGAAGCAGTGGTAAGCATTTTCCTTTTTTCATTTGTTCAGCATTTTGACActtgtttttctgttttgtttgtcttttctaAACTGATGCATTCAAAATGTTCTCCAGCAGAGGGCAGTATAAGCTTACACTCTTTATTTCTTGCTGCAGCGATTGTCCCTTTGGGCTTGTTGAGGTCTTGCTGACCTGTAAGAAATGCCACATTGAAGAACAATCATTTGTTTTTCAAACAAggacacttctttctttcttccattcACTTCCCTCCATGTCCCTTTCATTtagctttccttctttctttcttcaaatATTTTGTACCATGGTCAGTGGTTAACGGGTATTAAAGTgtgtattctggaccaatttctttttttttatatgaaagcatgtccttttacacactcatccagaagggtaattttgcacaaggccatctgtctacagcagaaaaaaacaaaacgcatctggaaaaatcccaagggagtctggagccagattcgtgacgttacctgcggaagcgccagcaggtttcagtgcacagcctgtgtagaacaagcgctcccatttctctctcattgtccggtcttttggaaaacgatgagtactaatcccatcaagattggtgttgctacaccctcctacgatacatctgttaaccattttaataattacatgataacgttgaagaaatttgcagaaaaccaccaggtcgttttctcataaacaaaccagcgctgacgtaggattcagaaggaggcgtcccgcatgcgacatcacgaaaatcaatgtttgccgggaaatccaaatgccaagttttttcagaggcggaccaattcgcctcaaatggcttgatttcaactgaatttttctgctattgcgcaaggtaaaaaaaaaattgcacaaaatgcaaaatgtgacagatatttgaccaaagtttaatataaaataggagatttacattgatcttgctcctgaatttacccgtgatatgcactttaaggttgaGTCTGAGATCTATTCAGTAGTGTGCAGCTACAAAGCGTCACTGCATCAAATACTATTTTGCTTTCTGTGATATTCAAATGCAGTAGAAAAAAACGTTTGAGATTTATACATGTAGAAAATAATGATGCACTAAGTATTTTGACATGCACATTGTGTTTTAACATGCACATCTTCTTTTCTTTCCACCCTCACAGTGGAAGGATGCAAAGCCAGAGGACCTCATGGACTCTAAGCTCCGATGTGTTTTTGAACTGCCCTCAGAAAATGACAAAATGGTGTGTAGTGCCATACTCGCGTCTCCTTTAACAGCTTGAGTAATCAGCAGAGAGGTGACATTTAGAATACCGAATAAGCAGAGAGAGTTGCTGAGCTTTTAGCTGTTCTGCcttcatataaacttttaataTATTGTGACCAGTAAGGAAGTGAGACAGAAATGTATTTATAATCTCACTCTCAAATCTAGTACTCCTTAGTGTTAGTCTGTTAAATGTTGGATTCAGCTCTGGCTAAGACAGATttacaatttatttaaaaaaaaaaagttgtctgaTTGATCAGTTTCCTAAAATAAAAGGTATTATTTAAGAGTGTTTTCCTTGGTTTAACTTGGATGCGGTTATGAAGAGGCGCTAATTTGGAAAATAATCTTCAATTGCAATATTAATGACTATAGCTAAAATTAGTTAAGTGGCAAACCTCCTTCACAATCTTTCCATTCATGTGTTTTAGCCGTTTGGTTGCATATTctgatgaatttatttatttttaaaaataatttaatttattttttttcgtggtccaaatcctgcactctaattggctggcgagcgggtccgtatcctacggtacggaccctggttatggacctctggcgactcgctcgttcacaacagcaaacatagtagcatttttttttttgtcatttatctttttttttttttaataagattatcaaaaatcttataaatgtttgccagcatttctcaggagaatagcattaattttacagcatggatagtgataacgacagtcttcacagcgaaagcgagttttactaccctgaggaagacaaaataaaacatttcaggagaaaattaaaaacctgtaacttgctaacaccaagcaaaaacatggctgaatcctgaatgactcctatttgtataaataggggactacataggcagcaaaatggtttttttttttcctgccatggaagtgcacttgtataccgaggaggaagccatttgcattagagCCGTgagtgaggattcaaaatggcggctcggctcggttttccctttcgggcgctctcgttttctgttagaatttgctaaagaaaaaatacatatttaccagcttaaggtcggtccgtatggtgaaatattgtgacctcggccttgaatactgacctcggcccagagggcctcgctcagtactttcaagacctcggtcacggtatttcacgatacggacctcccagctggtaaacaaaACGGGCATATAATTTCCAACGTTTCGAAAAGACTGAATTCTGTTTAGTTTAAAATATAAAAAACCAAATATTTTGTTCCATAGTTTGCTAAATTGTGATGAAGTCAAGTTTATCATGCAAACTAACTGTGATCATTTCACTAGCTCTAAGGTGTTCTCTTAAAATATATTCATTCTCTGTTTGAACATATCTCGAACATCCTCAGGCCCTGTCTTCTCATTCCATTCCTGTAACATTGTACCTACTAATGCAGTGAAAGGTTTAATCACCTGACTGGACTCTTGTGTGTACATTTTCAGTGCTTAGCCAAGTGTTTGTTTCTCACCAGGAGAATAGTATATCTGCCAAATGTTCTTTATGCAAATAAGTTTAATTTACACGTCACACAAATCTGACGCGTGTGAAATGTTAAACTACTTGTGAGGCAAGAACATGTTTGTAGTTATTCTGCACGTTGCAGCTATATTTCTCTACTCTGTCCTTTATAGTCAGGTGCGTGTGGCTCTGTAGCTGGACTCAAACCCCCCAGGTTGCAGAGCTGTGTGGGCAGCCACGCCGCCCCCACTGCTGGAGAGTACTGCACACCTGCAGGCAGACGAAACCTCACTGATCAGCAGGAAGTGTTTGACTTTCCCAATGTCAGGCCAGGCCAAAGATCAGGGTGGGACAGACAGAGTCAGGTTTGTGAAAGGGAGCCATGTTAACATTTCGTAAGCAGAAGTTGCAAACAAAGAATGTTAACAACTTGGTGAGGTTTAATATCTTTTTGCAGGCCAGCAACATTTCAAGTGATTATAGTCTAAACAGTTTGCAGGAGTTAATAGTGCTATACTTGGTGTAAAACAAGCATAGTATTTAGAATTgtgtgcagttaggttaacatgggacggtattgggctgaagtgcccaatgcAGCGgcttcgcccccccccccccccccccccccccccccccggccaaaaataaataaataaataaatactgttcAGGCCTTTTCCAGAGGAAATGAACTAACTGGATATTAAATTCTCCAAATAATCACTGGCTGCTCACTGGTATAAAAGAAGATTGAGAATAGGTTTGCGTATTAGTTATGAAATAATTAGCAGTTCAAATAAAAataggtaaaaaaatatatatatatatactcaagcAGTTTGAGTAACATGTTCATCATTAGCAGTGTAAATCAGCCTTTTTCTAGGAATAGATAGATCAGCTAATGACAGATAAACTGTGTTCATAGTAACGGTCATGGAACATCTTGCTTTTTCATCACACTTGAATTATTCTTGTGCTGTTAAACTTGTTCCTCAGTCTCAGCTCTTGTCTGTATAAAGTTCTTTGTGTCTGTCCTAAACAGAACGATGCAGACCCGACTAAAGCTGCCCCCGTCCTTAACGCCTCTAAGGCAGACAGCACATCGGCAGCGAAGCCTGGCAGCATGGCTCTGGATGACACCGAGATGAGAAAGGTAATGGAGGAGTGCAAGAGGCTGCAGTCCGAAGTGAGCAAACTGGGAGATGAGAACCGACAACTTAAGGTACAGAAATGAAGACCTGAACAGAGGCATTATGCACTTTATAGAGCAAAACATTTATTATACGAACAGCACAGACATCTATTCATGTGATTAACAGCAGATGTAATAAATGTTGTTCCTCTCCA
Coding sequences within it:
- the vapa gene encoding vesicle-associated membrane protein-associated protein A isoform X1 translates to MSKLEQVLILDPPTDLKFKGPFTDVVTTNLKLQNPSDRKICFKVKTTAPRRYCVRPNSGSIDPGSSVIISVMLQPFDYDPNEKSKHKFMVQTIYAPSNITDLEAVWKDAKPEDLMDSKLRCVFELPSENDKMSGACGSVAGLKPPRLQSCVGSHAAPTAGEYCTPAGRRNLTDQQEVFDFPNVRPGQRSGWDRQSQNDADPTKAAPVLNASKADSTSAAKPGSMALDDTEMRKVMEECKRLQSEVSKLGDENRQLKDEGLRMRKAQRSENVVSNTAGMVRKETSSKSLPSLLVVIAAIFIGFFLGKFVL